A single region of the Salipaludibacillus sp. LMS25 genome encodes:
- a CDS encoding YdhH/YoaO family protein, with translation MWKNKKRLYVFLTVAIIVASWIVYSINQPPSWRGISENGKWETIFKNEFTSPKGFWNGTLYWDGEEPITLVRVHLTKNDTTVHEWDGNEVIDKGKPFDYLTTTEMFDNQEDEYVLRVYWEEKDAKQDNTIVLSPKPRYVVLPNLN, from the coding sequence ATGTGGAAGAATAAAAAACGCTTGTACGTCTTTTTAACAGTTGCCATTATAGTAGCCAGTTGGATAGTGTATTCAATCAATCAACCACCTAGTTGGCGAGGGATCTCGGAAAACGGAAAATGGGAAACAATTTTTAAGAATGAATTCACTTCTCCAAAAGGTTTTTGGAATGGCACTCTATATTGGGATGGTGAAGAACCGATTACTCTTGTAAGAGTTCACCTGACTAAGAATGATACCACCGTTCATGAATGGGATGGGAATGAAGTGATTGATAAAGGGAAACCTTTTGACTACCTTACGACAACCGAGATGTTTGATAATCAAGAAGACGAGTACGTTTTAAGGGTTTATTGGGAAGAGAAAGATGCAAAACAGGACAATACCATTGTCCTGTCGCCAAAACCGAGATACGTCGTCTTGCCGAATTTAAACTAA
- a CDS encoding DUF4879 domain-containing protein: MTLVFLGVGTFDSVEAGPAPPLTYMNIEAITSDGGGFEWHYPDQEYMSTGYTASGSEIYIVTYVEGYTSGIYPMIFVDGENVTDQTYRTREKQYLSGSDNIIYGYLDYRTIPLELFEGQEQGVITLFARDLTSPLNTLSVTRSFNIDWN; the protein is encoded by the coding sequence GTGACTTTAGTTTTTTTAGGAGTAGGGACCTTTGACTCTGTAGAAGCAGGTCCTGCTCCTCCATTAACTTATATGAATATTGAGGCGATCACATCTGATGGTGGTGGATTCGAATGGCATTATCCTGATCAAGAGTATATGAGTACAGGTTATACAGCTAGCGGAAGTGAGATTTATATTGTGACTTATGTTGAAGGTTATACTTCAGGTATATACCCAATGATATTTGTGGATGGAGAGAATGTTACAGATCAAACTTATAGAACAAGAGAAAAACAATACCTTTCTGGGTCAGATAATATTATTTACGGTTATTTAGACTATAGAACTATACCGTTAGAATTGTTTGAAGGGCAGGAACAAGGAGTTATAACACTATTTGCTAGAGATTTGACGAGTCCATTAAATACGTTGTCAGTGACTAGAAGTTTCAACATAGATTGGAATTAA